A genomic region of Candidatus Eisenbacteria bacterium contains the following coding sequences:
- a CDS encoding DUF2892 domain-containing protein produces MTINEALRAVAGLFVVASVALGYWVDPWFFAFTAFVGLNLLQSAFSRWCPMMWILEKAGLRKT; encoded by the coding sequence ATGACCATCAACGAGGCGCTGCGCGCCGTCGCCGGCCTGTTCGTGGTGGCTTCGGTGGCGCTGGGCTACTGGGTTGACCCGTGGTTCTTCGCGTTCACGGCGTTCGTGGGGCTCAATCTGCTCCAGTCCGCGTTCAGCCGCTGGTGCCCCATGATGTGGATCCTGGAAAAGGCGGGCCTCCGGAAGACCTAG
- a CDS encoding efflux RND transporter permease subunit, with protein sequence MPTVGLAGRIASTFLHSRLTPLIVIASVLLGAMALLTLPREEEPQIKVPMVDIRLAWPGTPAAQVERQLTTLVERRLWQIPDLEYLYSTTATDGALLIARFKVGSSPEQALVRIRTRLDEVGPDLPAGAQVFSVSPRSIDDVPVLGVTLWSPTRADMDQNALRRVASELAVELRKAPGVARVRVLGGEPREVRIEPDPGRMAALGLTVNELMGALSGAGMSFPAGGTEQGGALRALRAESPFETADQVRALAVTARGGRPVRLSEVARVADGPGERTQYVFFGDDKGARHPAVTLEVSKRPGVNATEMVKFLHRRIEELRPALLGSDVATVTTRDYGETAKVKSDDLMFHLLLATFSVILLIALVLGRRESVVVAVAIPVTLALTLFLYLFLGYTLNRVTLFALIFSIGILVDDAIVVVENIARHFQMKDGRPVDQRVIEAVDEVGNPTVLATFAVIAAILPLTAVGGLMGPYMKPIPIGASLAMLFSLAVAFIVSPWAALRVVKPGGAHGAHGEAAPEGALSRLYRRAMGRLLDDGRARGGFFAVMGLLFVLAVGLLAVRLVTVKMLPFDNKSEFEVLLDLPPGTPLEATLAATAEVSARLSREPEVENTVTYAGLGAPVTFNGLVRHYDFREDPRFAEVQVKLVEPGKRRQQSHAIARRVRPAMEAIAARYGARVKVVEVPPGPPVLSTLVAEVYGPDPEGQRRLAHQVWDVFRSTPGVVDTDLLLAENQPRTRLVVDRDRAVLAGVPAAQVVDATSALFAGRTVGSLRAPAEAEAVPVKVRLSTADRGDLAALSALRMGAGGGTPMSELTRAQADSAPPEIYHKNLHRVLYVLGDVAGREESPVYAIGALRPRVDSLVAPDGGRVHQLSTKVPDSDEKYAVKWDGEWHITYEVFRDMGAAFAVVLVLIYLLTVGWFKSFTTPLVIMIPIPLSLVGILPAHALIGAFFTTTSMIGFIAGAGITVRNSVILVDFIELRRAQGLSLRQAVIDAGAIRFRPMVLTAAAVAVGGAVILFDPIFQGLAVALIGGEVAATVISPVAVPVLYYLLRRRGERKEVAA encoded by the coding sequence ATCCCGACCGTGGGGCTCGCGGGGCGCATCGCGAGCACGTTCCTGCACTCGCGCCTCACGCCGCTCATCGTGATCGCCTCGGTGCTGTTGGGGGCGATGGCCCTGTTGACCCTGCCGCGCGAGGAGGAGCCGCAGATCAAGGTGCCCATGGTGGACATCCGCCTCGCGTGGCCGGGCACGCCCGCCGCGCAGGTGGAGCGCCAGCTCACCACGCTGGTGGAGCGCCGCCTGTGGCAGATTCCCGATCTCGAGTACCTCTACTCCACCACCGCCACCGACGGCGCCCTGTTGATCGCGCGCTTCAAGGTGGGCTCCAGTCCCGAACAGGCGCTGGTGCGGATTCGCACGCGCCTCGACGAGGTGGGCCCCGACCTGCCCGCGGGCGCGCAGGTGTTCTCCGTGTCCCCGCGCTCCATCGACGACGTGCCGGTCCTGGGCGTGACCCTGTGGAGCCCCACGCGCGCCGACATGGACCAGAACGCCCTGCGCCGCGTGGCCTCCGAGCTGGCCGTGGAGCTGCGCAAGGCGCCCGGGGTGGCGCGCGTGCGGGTGCTGGGCGGCGAGCCGCGCGAGGTGCGCATCGAGCCCGACCCCGGCCGCATGGCCGCGCTGGGCCTGACGGTGAACGAGCTGATGGGCGCGCTCTCGGGCGCCGGCATGTCCTTCCCTGCCGGCGGCACGGAGCAGGGCGGCGCCCTGCGGGCGTTGCGCGCGGAGTCGCCGTTCGAGACCGCCGACCAGGTGCGCGCACTGGCGGTGACCGCCCGGGGAGGCCGCCCGGTGCGCCTCTCCGAGGTGGCCCGCGTGGCCGACGGCCCCGGGGAGCGGACGCAGTACGTGTTCTTCGGAGACGACAAGGGCGCGCGGCACCCGGCGGTGACGCTGGAGGTGTCCAAGCGCCCCGGGGTGAACGCCACCGAGATGGTGAAGTTCCTGCACCGGCGCATCGAGGAGCTGCGGCCCGCGCTGCTGGGCAGCGACGTGGCCACCGTGACCACGCGCGACTACGGCGAGACCGCGAAGGTGAAGTCCGACGACCTGATGTTCCACCTGCTGCTGGCCACCTTCTCGGTGATCCTGCTCATCGCGCTGGTGCTGGGCCGGCGCGAGTCGGTGGTGGTGGCGGTGGCCATCCCGGTCACCCTGGCGCTGACGCTGTTCCTGTACCTGTTCCTGGGCTACACGCTGAACCGGGTCACGCTCTTCGCGCTCATCTTCTCCATCGGCATCCTGGTGGACGACGCCATCGTGGTGGTGGAGAACATCGCCCGCCACTTCCAGATGAAGGACGGCCGGCCGGTGGACCAGCGGGTCATCGAGGCCGTGGACGAGGTGGGCAACCCCACCGTGCTGGCCACGTTCGCGGTGATCGCCGCCATCCTGCCGCTCACCGCGGTGGGCGGGTTGATGGGCCCCTACATGAAGCCCATCCCCATCGGCGCGTCGCTGGCGATGCTGTTCTCGCTGGCGGTGGCCTTCATCGTGTCGCCGTGGGCGGCGCTGCGGGTGGTCAAGCCCGGCGGCGCGCACGGCGCGCACGGCGAGGCCGCCCCGGAGGGCGCGCTGAGTCGACTGTACCGGCGGGCCATGGGCCGCCTCCTGGATGACGGGCGCGCGCGCGGCGGCTTCTTCGCGGTCATGGGACTGCTTTTCGTGCTCGCCGTGGGGCTGCTGGCGGTGCGCCTGGTCACGGTGAAGATGCTGCCGTTCGACAACAAGAGCGAGTTCGAGGTGCTGCTGGACCTGCCGCCGGGCACGCCGCTGGAGGCCACCCTGGCCGCCACCGCGGAGGTGAGCGCCCGGCTGAGCCGCGAGCCCGAGGTGGAGAACACCGTGACCTACGCCGGCCTGGGCGCGCCGGTGACCTTCAACGGCCTGGTGCGCCACTACGACTTCCGCGAGGACCCGCGCTTCGCCGAGGTGCAGGTGAAGCTGGTGGAGCCCGGGAAGCGCCGGCAGCAGAGCCACGCCATCGCCCGCCGCGTGCGACCCGCGATGGAGGCCATCGCGGCGCGCTACGGCGCGCGCGTGAAGGTGGTGGAAGTGCCGCCCGGCCCGCCGGTTCTGAGCACGCTGGTGGCCGAGGTCTACGGCCCGGACCCCGAAGGCCAGCGGCGCCTCGCCCACCAGGTGTGGGACGTGTTCCGCAGTACGCCCGGGGTGGTGGACACCGACCTGCTGCTGGCGGAGAACCAGCCACGCACCCGGCTGGTGGTGGACCGCGACCGCGCGGTGCTGGCCGGCGTGCCGGCCGCCCAGGTGGTGGACGCCACGTCCGCGCTCTTCGCGGGGCGGACGGTGGGCTCGCTGCGGGCCCCGGCCGAGGCCGAGGCGGTGCCGGTGAAGGTGCGCCTGTCCACCGCCGACCGCGGCGACCTGGCGGCGCTGTCCGCGCTCCGCATGGGCGCGGGCGGCGGCACGCCGATGAGCGAGCTGACCCGGGCGCAGGCGGATTCCGCGCCCCCGGAGATCTACCACAAGAACCTGCACCGCGTGCTGTACGTGCTGGGAGACGTGGCCGGCCGCGAGGAGAGCCCGGTGTACGCCATCGGGGCGCTGCGTCCGCGCGTGGACAGCCTGGTGGCGCCCGACGGCGGCAGGGTGCACCAGCTGAGCACCAAGGTGCCCGACAGCGACGAGAAGTACGCGGTGAAGTGGGACGGCGAGTGGCACATCACCTACGAGGTGTTCCGCGACATGGGGGCGGCGTTCGCCGTGGTCCTGGTGCTGATCTACCTGCTCACCGTGGGCTGGTTCAAGTCGTTCACCACCCCGCTGGTGATCATGATCCCGATCCCGCTCAGCCTCGTGGGCATCCTGCCGGCGCACGCGCTGATCGGGGCCTTCTTCACCACCACGTCCATGATCGGGTTCATCGCCGGGGCCGGCATCACGGTGCGCAACTCGGTGATCCTGGTGGACTTCATCGAGCTGCGGCGCGCACAGGGCCTGAGCCTGCGGCAGGCCGTGATCGACGCCGGCGCGATCCGCTTCCGGCCCATGGTGCTCACCGCCGCGGCGGTGGCCGTTGGGGGTGCCGTGATCCTGTTCGATCCCATCTTCCAGGGCCTCGCGGTGGCCCTGATCGGCGGCGAAGTGGCCGCCACGGTAATCTCGCCGGTGGCCGTCCCGGTGCTCTACTACCTGCTTCGCCGCCGCGGCGAGCGCAAGGAGGTGGCCGCATGA
- a CDS encoding efflux RND transporter periplasmic adaptor subunit: protein MNSYRFRWILPAALAALATGCGGGEARKPAEAAPVTVTTFRAGGAAEAGEVVLPGRARAREEVTVTARIPARLTQLPLREGQHFRRGEVLARFEAEETRRALDAARAGLSAATLRRDQARLQESRMDSLFAGRVAALRELEGAQMERRAADAGWEQARAGLEELISGTAIPAPFDGVVVRRRVDPGAGVGPGQPLLDIRSDAADEIEAAVPEAQVERARSARVLFQVGEGPWRPAEIARLDGMVDFATRTRTLYLRPAGGAGRPEPGAFVRVKFEAPANARHAAEAGRAAEATDGADGARDAAAGSATAASPATAASASAAGPVTVPVSSLVRRGELSGVYVIRDGRATLRWLRLGRQAGAEVEVLAGLWRGEDVAVSPAGLSDGRPVTVSR, encoded by the coding sequence ATGAACAGCTACCGGTTTCGATGGATCCTCCCGGCCGCGCTGGCGGCCCTGGCCACGGGCTGCGGCGGCGGCGAGGCGCGCAAGCCCGCCGAAGCCGCGCCCGTGACCGTGACCACCTTCCGCGCCGGTGGCGCCGCGGAGGCCGGCGAGGTGGTGCTGCCGGGCCGCGCCCGCGCCCGGGAGGAAGTGACCGTCACCGCGCGCATCCCGGCGCGCCTAACGCAACTGCCGCTGCGCGAGGGGCAGCACTTCCGCAGGGGCGAGGTGCTCGCCCGCTTCGAGGCCGAGGAGACCCGCCGCGCGTTGGATGCCGCCCGCGCCGGGCTCTCGGCCGCCACGCTGCGGCGCGACCAGGCGCGGCTGCAGGAGTCCCGCATGGACTCGCTGTTCGCGGGGCGGGTGGCCGCGCTGCGCGAGTTGGAGGGGGCGCAGATGGAACGGCGCGCCGCCGACGCGGGCTGGGAGCAGGCCCGCGCCGGGCTCGAGGAACTGATCAGCGGAACCGCCATCCCCGCGCCCTTTGACGGCGTGGTGGTGCGGCGCCGGGTGGACCCGGGCGCCGGTGTGGGCCCCGGTCAGCCGCTGCTGGACATCCGCTCCGACGCAGCCGACGAGATTGAAGCCGCCGTGCCCGAAGCCCAGGTGGAGCGCGCCCGCTCGGCGCGCGTGCTCTTCCAGGTGGGCGAGGGCCCGTGGCGCCCCGCGGAGATCGCCCGCCTGGACGGCATGGTGGACTTCGCCACCCGGACCCGCACCCTGTACCTGCGCCCCGCGGGCGGTGCGGGCCGGCCGGAGCCCGGCGCGTTCGTGCGCGTGAAGTTCGAAGCCCCGGCAAACGCACGGCACGCGGCAGAGGCGGGACGTGCGGCGGAAGCGACGGACGGCGCGGACGGGGCGAGGGACGCCGCCGCGGGCTCCGCCACGGCCGCGAGCCCCGCCACGGCCGCAAGCGCCTCCGCCGCCGGCCCGGTGACCGTGCCGGTCTCGAGCCTGGTGCGCCGCGGGGAGCTGAGCGGCGTCTACGTGATCCGCGACGGCCGCGCCACGCTGCGCTGGCTGCGCCTCGGCCGCCAGGCCGGCGCCGAGGTGGAGGTGCTCGCCGGGCTGTGGCGCGGCGAGGACGTGGCCGTCTCCCCCGCCGGGCTTTCCGATGGCCGGCCGGTGACGGTGTCCCGATGA
- a CDS encoding TolC family protein: MLANLTGLLTLLLAGPGGAGAEPWTVERVLESVRSTDPAIAAARARGEAGRAQGASAWAGLSPQLRLQGSVLRSDDPALLFSEKLWQGRFTQADFDVQALNRPPARTAWQYGLVLDQPIFNGAGEVTTPALVGHLRRAATAAEQAAVGGLLLRAAETYAGAWRARRALEADSLSLEAALEQRRSAVARFRTGQVPELDTLLAAARLAGARAAWLGRQAEGEVAIARLSRLVGATVNPSELADPSAPAADAPLGEAADRGEVRAARERAAALEIESKRAGLRLLPSLNGRVTLNWYRDPAQGPAERRWMASLAMDLPVWDGARRVNEWRAAQAQARMARADAQAAERDLEVAAAGARAEADIAPRRFEAARMGRAAAEEGLRFAQDRYRAGLLPLSELLAADAEAAKARLGEVDARVNLLLTRYRHLHAIGELR, from the coding sequence ATGCTAGCAAACTTGACCGGGCTCCTCACGCTGCTTCTGGCGGGACCCGGCGGGGCCGGGGCCGAGCCCTGGACCGTGGAGCGCGTGCTGGAATCAGTGCGCTCCACGGACCCTGCCATCGCCGCCGCCCGGGCCCGGGGTGAGGCGGGCCGCGCCCAGGGCGCCTCGGCCTGGGCGGGGCTCTCGCCCCAGCTGCGACTGCAGGGCAGCGTCCTGCGCAGCGACGACCCGGCGCTCCTGTTCTCGGAGAAGCTGTGGCAGGGCCGCTTCACGCAGGCCGACTTCGACGTGCAGGCGCTCAACCGCCCTCCGGCTCGCACCGCCTGGCAGTACGGCCTGGTGCTGGACCAGCCGATCTTCAACGGTGCCGGGGAAGTCACCACGCCGGCGCTGGTCGGCCACCTGCGTCGGGCCGCCACCGCCGCAGAACAGGCCGCGGTAGGCGGGCTGCTGCTGCGCGCGGCCGAGACCTACGCCGGCGCGTGGCGCGCCCGCCGCGCACTGGAGGCCGATTCGCTCTCACTGGAAGCCGCGCTGGAGCAGCGCCGCTCCGCGGTGGCGCGCTTCCGCACCGGGCAGGTGCCCGAGTTGGACACGCTGCTCGCGGCCGCCCGCCTGGCCGGGGCCCGGGCCGCGTGGCTGGGGCGGCAGGCCGAAGGCGAAGTGGCCATCGCCCGCCTCTCGCGCCTGGTGGGCGCCACGGTGAATCCGTCCGAGCTGGCCGACCCATCCGCCCCTGCCGCAGACGCTCCCCTCGGCGAAGCCGCGGATCGCGGCGAGGTGCGCGCCGCGCGCGAACGCGCCGCGGCACTTGAGATCGAATCGAAGCGCGCCGGGCTGCGCCTGCTGCCCTCGCTGAACGGGCGGGTGACGCTGAACTGGTACCGCGACCCCGCGCAGGGCCCCGCGGAGCGCCGCTGGATGGCGAGCCTTGCCATGGACCTGCCGGTGTGGGACGGCGCGCGACGCGTGAACGAGTGGCGCGCCGCGCAGGCCCAGGCCCGCATGGCCCGCGCCGACGCGCAGGCCGCCGAGCGCGACCTGGAAGTCGCGGCCGCCGGGGCGCGCGCGGAGGCGGACATCGCGCCGCGGCGATTCGAGGCCGCCCGGATGGGCCGCGCCGCCGCCGAGGAGGGGCTGCGCTTCGCCCAGGACCGCTACCGGGCCGGGCTGCTGCCGCTGAGTGAACTGCTGGCCGCCGACGCGGAAGCTGCGAAGGCGCGCCTGGGGGAAGTCGACGCGCGCGTGAACCTGCTGCTCACGCGCTACCGCCACCTGCACGCGATCGGGGAATTGAGATGA
- a CDS encoding sigma-70 family RNA polymerase sigma factor has translation MDAVTAFRDQAARRPGSRKAALTPAEERRLVREARSGDARAMRRLLEGISDSIYRFSKGFCRNETDAEDVMQGVLTAVVRNLDTFRGESSLTTWAYTVARNACTRFRRRAASAPDRFESLDAPGSEESGPLQVADPGEDPAERVERGELRAMLEQAIAALPAPQREVLLLRDVEGMPARDVGHVLGLGERAVKSRLHRGRIALRRALAPYLAGEAMPGRRGQAAKPARRGRRAAGAGDPTRVVTRTAGPAGAPPAGAHCPDTARMLSRYLEGELDSNVCARLESHVATCANCGDACRTLLSALGACRAWGAKPLPPGERAQVRRAIRAVLDAEAR, from the coding sequence ATGGACGCGGTGACGGCGTTCCGGGACCAGGCGGCGCGGCGGCCCGGATCCCGAAAGGCGGCCCTGACGCCGGCCGAGGAGAGGCGCCTGGTCCGGGAGGCGCGCTCCGGGGACGCCCGCGCGATGCGCCGGCTCCTGGAGGGCATTTCCGACTCCATCTATCGATTTTCCAAGGGGTTCTGCCGCAACGAGACCGACGCCGAGGACGTGATGCAGGGGGTTCTGACCGCGGTCGTCCGCAACCTGGACACCTTCCGAGGGGAGTCCTCCCTGACCACGTGGGCCTACACGGTGGCCCGGAACGCCTGCACCCGCTTCCGCCGCCGGGCCGCCAGTGCCCCCGACCGCTTCGAGTCCCTGGACGCCCCGGGTTCGGAGGAGTCGGGCCCGCTGCAGGTGGCCGATCCCGGCGAAGACCCCGCCGAGCGCGTGGAGCGCGGCGAGCTGCGCGCCATGCTGGAACAGGCCATCGCCGCCCTGCCCGCACCGCAGCGCGAAGTGCTGCTGCTGCGCGACGTGGAGGGCATGCCGGCCAGGGACGTGGGCCACGTGCTGGGGCTGGGGGAGCGGGCTGTGAAGTCCCGCCTGCACCGCGGGCGGATCGCGCTGCGCCGCGCGCTCGCCCCGTACCTCGCGGGGGAGGCGATGCCGGGGCGTCGCGGTCAGGCGGCCAAGCCGGCCCGCCGGGGCCGGCGGGCGGCAGGAGCCGGAGACCCGACCCGCGTCGTCACGCGCACGGCCGGCCCCGCGGGCGCCCCGCCCGCGGGCGCCCACTGCCCCGACACCGCGCGCATGCTCAGCCGCTACCTCGAGGGGGAGCTGGATTCCAACGTCTGCGCGCGCCTGGAATCGCACGTGGCGACCTGCGCGAACTGTGGCGACGCCTGTCGCACGCTGCTGTCCGCCCTTGGAGCCTGCCGCGCCTGGGGCGCGAAACCGCTCCCGCCCGGGGAGCGGGCCCAGGTGCGCCGCGCCATCCGCGCGGTGCTGGACGCCGAGGCGCGATGA
- a CDS encoding ATP-binding cassette domain-containing protein, with translation MSPGPAAPPASPAGPCAPVAVLERVSRLHRSGRGVEEISLEVRPGEVLGLLGPRGSGCTTVLRLLGAQLEPGPGRLALWGRDDRRGRRAQRRRIGYLDGRDAHFPALSGFHNAYFLASLHGAPRERLLPRVDGLFDELELRALRDLPVSSYDADARRRLSLLQALAHQPELVLLDEPLLNLGYSSEVCARHVIAGAAARGAAVVLATARAAEAEALCRRVAVMHLGRVVAQGTRDELMEGLEAHAQVTCELAMPVEPGPFRALPGVLQVAAHDNSVTFLVRRGSGFVDTVVAEVARSGGQLVNLHVQAAGLGEVYLKHTGMRLEPR, from the coding sequence ATGAGCCCCGGGCCGGCCGCGCCCCCGGCGTCCCCCGCGGGGCCTTGCGCGCCCGTGGCCGTCCTGGAGCGCGTGTCGCGCCTGCACCGCAGCGGCCGCGGCGTGGAGGAGATCAGCCTGGAGGTGCGCCCCGGCGAGGTGCTGGGCCTGCTCGGACCGCGCGGCTCCGGCTGCACCACGGTGCTGCGGCTCCTGGGAGCCCAGCTCGAGCCCGGCCCCGGTCGCCTGGCCCTGTGGGGCCGAGACGACCGCCGCGGACGCCGGGCGCAGCGGCGCCGCATCGGCTATCTCGACGGGCGCGACGCCCACTTCCCGGCGCTCTCCGGATTCCACAACGCCTATTTCCTCGCCAGCCTGCACGGTGCGCCCCGCGAGCGGCTCCTGCCCCGCGTGGACGGGCTGTTTGACGAGCTGGAGCTGCGGGCGCTGCGCGACCTGCCGGTTTCCTCCTACGACGCCGACGCCCGCCGCCGACTCTCGCTGCTGCAGGCGCTGGCCCACCAGCCCGAGCTGGTGCTGCTGGACGAACCGCTGCTCAACCTGGGGTACAGCTCGGAGGTGTGCGCCCGCCACGTGATCGCCGGGGCCGCGGCGCGAGGGGCCGCGGTGGTGCTGGCCACGGCGCGGGCGGCGGAGGCCGAGGCGCTGTGCCGCCGGGTGGCGGTGATGCACCTGGGCCGGGTGGTGGCGCAGGGCACGCGCGACGAGCTCATGGAGGGCCTGGAGGCCCACGCGCAGGTGACCTGCGAGCTGGCCATGCCGGTGGAACCCGGCCCGTTCCGCGCGCTCCCGGGGGTGCTGCAGGTGGCCGCGCACGACAACTCGGTCACCTTCCTGGTGCGCCGCGGCAGCGGCTTCGTGGACACCGTGGTGGCCGAGGTGGCGCGCTCCGGGGGGCAGCTGGTGAACCTGCACGTGCAGGCCGCGGGGCTGGGGGAGGTGTACCTGAAGCACACCGGCATGCGACTGGAGCCGCGCTGA
- a CDS encoding deoxyhypusine synthase: MSGHKYLSGPRLEPRPIHSAITVTELVEHTFLAYNAARLREGCRLYTERMLQPDTVVGMSLTGALTPAGVGISALIPLIRAGMIDWVVSTGANLYHDAHYGLGLAMHFGSPSVSDVDLRNEGVVRIYDIFFDYRVLLSTDEFFRKIIDAPEFQRTMSTAEFHWLAGKYLHEREKALGRGDQSLLSVCHQCDVPVYTSSPGDSSIGMNIAGKALFGSKLLLDPNLDVNETAALVLDAKRKGKSGVLLIGGGSPKNFVLQTEPQIQEVLGIEEKGHDFFLQMTDARPDTGGLSGATPSEAVSWGKVDPDQLPGTVVCYLDSTVGLPILTAYALAKHAPRPLRRLYRERGRMMEELKEAAAKAGRV; the protein is encoded by the coding sequence ATGTCCGGCCACAAGTACCTGTCCGGCCCGCGGCTGGAGCCGAGGCCCATCCACTCCGCCATCACCGTCACCGAGCTGGTGGAGCACACCTTCCTGGCTTACAACGCGGCCCGCCTGCGCGAGGGATGCCGGCTGTACACGGAGCGGATGCTGCAGCCGGACACGGTGGTAGGCATGTCGCTCACCGGCGCGCTCACTCCCGCGGGCGTGGGGATCTCGGCGCTCATCCCCCTGATCCGCGCCGGGATGATCGACTGGGTGGTGTCCACCGGCGCCAACCTGTACCACGACGCCCACTACGGGCTGGGCCTGGCCATGCACTTCGGCAGCCCCTCGGTGAGCGACGTGGACCTGCGCAACGAAGGCGTGGTGCGCATCTACGACATCTTCTTCGACTACCGCGTGCTGCTTTCCACCGACGAGTTCTTCCGCAAGATCATCGATGCGCCGGAGTTCCAGCGCACCATGAGCACCGCCGAGTTCCACTGGCTGGCGGGGAAGTACCTGCACGAGCGCGAGAAGGCGCTGGGCCGCGGCGACCAGTCGCTGCTTTCGGTGTGCCACCAGTGCGACGTGCCGGTGTACACCAGCTCGCCGGGGGACAGCAGCATCGGCATGAACATCGCCGGCAAGGCGCTGTTCGGCTCGAAGCTGCTGCTCGATCCCAACCTCGACGTCAACGAAACCGCGGCGCTGGTGCTGGACGCCAAACGCAAGGGGAAGAGCGGGGTGCTGCTGATCGGAGGCGGCTCACCGAAGAACTTCGTGCTGCAGACCGAGCCGCAGATCCAGGAAGTGCTGGGCATCGAGGAGAAGGGCCACGACTTCTTCCTGCAGATGACCGACGCGCGCCCCGACACCGGCGGCCTCTCCGGCGCCACGCCCTCCGAAGCGGTGTCCTGGGGAAAGGTGGACCCCGACCAGCTGCCGGGCACGGTGGTGTGCTATCTCGACAGTACGGTGGGGCTGCCGATCCTCACTGCGTACGCGCTGGCGAAGCACGCCCCGCGGCCGCTGCGGAGGCTGTACCGCGAGCGGGGGCGGATGATGGAGGAGCTGAAGGAGGCGGCGGCGAAGGCGGGGAGGGTGTAG
- a CDS encoding dihydrofolate reductase: MRKLIVAAYISLDGVIQAPGGPDEDPGEFRFGGWASPYDDEAIDQAAQDMFAQPFELLLGRRTYDMFASFWPGVGPEAGNPVADLFNSVPKHVATHRPGTLAWKNSHALEGDLADSIRALKHGDGGDLLTQGSSDVVRQLLAAGLVDELRLVTVPVVLGRGKRLFGDDAQASAFTLARSTSSPGGVLITRYVREGEVRTATWRTE; encoded by the coding sequence ATGCGCAAGCTCATCGTTGCCGCCTACATCAGTCTCGATGGCGTCATTCAGGCTCCTGGTGGGCCCGACGAGGATCCCGGCGAATTCCGCTTCGGCGGCTGGGCGTCACCCTACGACGACGAGGCCATCGACCAGGCCGCCCAGGACATGTTCGCGCAGCCGTTCGAGTTGCTGCTGGGGCGTCGAACCTACGACATGTTCGCGTCGTTCTGGCCGGGCGTAGGGCCCGAAGCGGGCAACCCCGTCGCCGACCTGTTCAACAGCGTCCCCAAGCACGTGGCCACGCACCGACCCGGCACGCTTGCCTGGAAGAACAGTCATGCGCTGGAGGGCGACCTTGCCGACTCGATACGCGCGCTCAAACACGGGGACGGCGGCGACCTGTTGACGCAGGGCAGCAGCGACGTGGTGCGCCAACTGCTCGCCGCCGGGCTGGTGGACGAGCTACGGCTCGTCACCGTGCCCGTCGTACTTGGCCGCGGCAAGCGCTTGTTCGGCGACGACGCGCAAGCGTCGGCCTTCACCCTGGCGCGCTCGACCAGCTCGCCTGGCGGTGTGCTGATCACCCGCTATGTGCGGGAGGGCGAGGTGCGCACCGCGACGTGGAGGACTGAGTAG
- a CDS encoding DinB family protein, giving the protein MPVSQAFAESSRLQRERLRALIARLDANQLAAHLPNGWTVAGALAHVALWDLQRLGLMRRWAARDMCGGDPPDDARKYDGDLFNDAAQPLLELIPPERAAAAALHAAEEIDAYLAQVPDEVVEMALARPDAPNLDRGSHRKHHLDIIEKALGESAR; this is encoded by the coding sequence ATGCCTGTCTCGCAAGCATTTGCGGAGAGCAGTCGATTGCAGCGGGAGCGCCTGCGGGCGCTGATCGCCCGGCTCGACGCGAACCAGCTCGCCGCGCATCTTCCCAACGGCTGGACGGTCGCGGGAGCGCTCGCCCACGTCGCGCTCTGGGATCTCCAGCGTCTCGGCCTGATGCGCCGGTGGGCCGCCCGCGACATGTGCGGCGGGGATCCTCCCGACGACGCGCGCAAGTATGACGGCGATCTCTTCAACGACGCGGCCCAGCCGCTGCTGGAATTGATCCCGCCCGAGCGGGCCGCGGCGGCGGCGTTGCACGCCGCGGAGGAGATCGACGCCTATCTCGCGCAAGTCCCCGACGAAGTGGTCGAGATGGCCCTGGCGCGTCCCGACGCGCCGAACCTGGACCGGGGCTCCCACCGGAAGCACCATCTCGATATCATCGAGAAGGCGCTGGGGGAATCCGCCAGGTAG